Part of the Dermatophilus congolensis genome is shown below.
CTGGGTAAAACCACGCTAGCCATGATTGTGGCCTCTGAGCTTGGGGCTCCTATTCGTATTACGAGCGGGCCAGCTATCCAGCATGCTGGGGACTTGGCTTCCATCCTGTCGTCGCTGACCGAAGGGGAAGTGCTTTTCCTCGACGAAATTCACCGTATGGCCCGCCCCGCTGAGGAGATGCTCTATCTAGCGATGGAGGACTTCCGTGTCGACATCATCGTGGGCAAAGGTCCAGGCGCTACGGCAATCCCGTTGGAGCTGGCGCCTTTCACTGTGGTGGGGGCTACCACGCGGGCTGGTTTGCTGCCCGCTCCTTTGCGTGATCGTTTCGGGTTTACTGGGCATCTTGATTTTTATGACAGTGGTGAGCTCCTTGCCATTGTTCGCAGATCAGCGAATCTTCTTGATGTCGAGGCCACTGATGAAGGTCTTGCTCAGATAGCTGACCGCTCACGTGGCACCCCTCGGATCGCTAATCGGCTTTTGCGGCGGGTGCGTGACTGGGCTCAGGTGCATGGAAGTGGTGTGCTCGATGCTGATGCTGCTTGTGCGGCGCTGGAGTTGTTTGACGTTGACAGTCGCGGGTTGGATCGTCTTGACCGTGCCGTGCTGGATGCGTTGTGTCGTCGTTTTGGAGGTGGACCTGTTGGGGTCGCGACATTAGCTGTCGCGGTGGGGGAAGAACCAGACACTGTTGAGACCGTTGCAGAACCATTCCTGGTACGTGAGGGGCTCATGCTGCGTACAGCGCGTGGCCGGATTGCTGCTTCAGCGGCCTTTGAGCATTTAGGAATCCCTGTTCCTGACAATCCGGCCCTGTCTATGCCCGGTGCGCAACGGAACTCAGGATCGGATTCAACCGTCGAGAATGATCAAGGCGGCTCAGGTACAGGACGGCTATAGGAGACTGACACACACCCCCACGAGTCGCGCGCTTGGACACATCGACGCGTCACCTAGACTCGGAGGGCGCAAAGGCGCTCTCACCGTGCGCAACCGGACACTCCACGACCGTGGCGCGACCCCGGGGGAACGGTCATCGTGACTCCGTAGAAGTGCAGGTGTGGTGAGTCCGTCCATGTGTACGGTGCAGCACCGCACGACAGTGTGCACCGCTCGGTGCGTGCCATCCGTGGAGGCGTATCCGCTGATTCGCTTGGTCGGCGTCGATGCTCGTCTCAGCCTGACCGGCTCGTACGGCTGGCCAGCGAACGCATAACTCCACCAGAACAACGAGGACGATTCATGCATAGGATCCGGAACCGTCGGGCCCGCCCGGCGCCGTGGACGCGCGACTCGCTCGATCACTCGAGTGATCGCAGCAACTCGGTGAGCAGGGGGCGTCGTGGCGAGTGAGGGATCAAACGTCGGGGTAGAAAGCGGAGCGCGCCGCCCCAACACCCGACCAGCACACAAACGCGCTACCTCTGACCTGGTGATATGTACTTTCATATCGCTTGGTTTGGTGGTACTGCTTGCTTTGTCCGCCACGATGTGGGGTGGGCAGTGGGCCCCCAAACTGGGCCTGGACCTTGAAGGCGGTACGCAGATGATTCTGCAGCCGCAAACACAAAACGGGCAGACCGTCGATCAACAGCAGCTTGATCAGGCTGTTGACATCATCCGTGCCCGTGTTGACGGGCAAGGTGTGGCTGAAGCTGAAGTCTCTACGCTCGGAAACAACGTTGTTGTCTCTGTTCCGGGCCGGATGGCTAAGCAACAGGAAGATGGCCTGCGTGCCAGTTCGCAGATGGCGTTCCGTCCAGTACTGGGCATGATTCCTGTCCAGCCACCGGGTGCTACCCCCTCGCCGACACAGAGCCCCGCTCCCAGCGGTTCTGCGAGCAGTCCACCGGCAGCCAAGCCTGGTACGACTCCCGCCCCATCGGGGTCACCATCAGCTGCTGCGACTCCCTCGGCGTCCACTCCCGCTGGTCGCCCCAAGGCAGCTGCGGCTCCTGCTCCAGCACCGAAGCCGACTACACCGGCGCCTACGACACCTGCTCCTACGGGTAGTGCATCTCCTACTGCAGCTCCGACGGGTAAGCCCACTGGTGCTCCCGCCGCTAAGCCGACGGCACCGGCGGCGCCTCCTACGATCACTGCAGATGTGCGTAAGGACCCAACCAAGCTGATCGAGGCAGCTACCTCAGAGGGGTGGCTTACCCCCGAGCTCCAAGGTGAGCTGAAGCAGATCAACTGCCAGAAACAAGACGTGACTAAGCGTCCTGACCCGAACAAGGCCACCGTTGCTTGCGCTAGCGATGGTCAGAGCTTGTATGTTCTGGGCCCGACAGTGATGGACGGTAACAACATTGCTGATGCTTCTTCAGGTATGGCCACGAACCCGCAGACGGGCCAGCCCACCGGTGGTTACGAAGTCCAGCTGAAGACGCACGATGACTACGTCCAGGCGTACGCGACGATTTCTGGATACATGGTCAAGCTGGGGCAGCCGCGCAACCAGTTGGCAGCTGTCCTTGACAACCGGGTTATCTCGGCACCGTATTTCTCTTCTGCTATCACCGGTGGTCAGGCTTCGATTTCCGGTAATTTCACTGCTGATCAGGCCAAGCTGCTTGCAGACCAGTTGAAATTTGGTGCGCTTCCGATGTCTTTTGAGGTGCAAAGCACCGATAACGTCTCTCCGACCGTGGGTGGCGACCAGCTGCGCAACGGTCTGCTTGCCGGTCTGCTCGGTCTGATTCTCGTTTTCGTGTACTTCCTGTGGCAGTACCGCGTCACCGGTTTGGTTGTGGTCTCTTCTGTGCTGCTCGTGGCGGCCTTGACCTACATCATCTTGACCTTGCTTGGTTGGGGGTACAACCTGCGCCTCACAATGGCTGGGGTGACGGGTGCGATTGTTGCGATTGGTACTACTGCCGACTCGTTCATTGTGTATTTCGAACGTGTTCGTGATGAGGCTCGAGAAGGTAAACGCTTGGCAGCAGCGGTTGAGTCTGGGTGGATTCGGGCACGGCGCACGATCCTCATCTCGGACAGCGTGAACCTCATCGCGGCTGTTGTTTTGTACTTGCTCGCAGCGGCGAACGTGCGTGGATTCGCGTTCATGCTGATCGTGACGACACTGCTGGATCTTTTCGTGACGTTCCTCTTTACACATCCGCTACTGACATTGCTGGCTCGTACGAAGTTCTTCTCTTCTGGTCACAAGTTGTCCGGCTTCGACCCGAAAACTCTTGGCACGGGTGCTGGATATAAGGGTGCTGGACGATTCGTGCCGGGTCCGACCGCGGGCGCTGCCCGCCCGACCGGAGGTAGCCACGCATGAGTAAGCTCACCGACTTCGGAAATGACCTGTACACGGGTCAACGTTCAATCCCGTTTGTGGGGAAACTGAAGCTTTGGCTTTCCATCTCAGCGGTTTTGATGGTGATCGTGGCGTTGGGTGTGGGACTTCGTGGCCTTAATCCCGGTATCGAGTTCACTGGAGGGTCGGACTTCCGGGTTTCTGGTGTTGCCGACACGCAGAGCTACGACACGAAAGCTCAGGCTGCAGTTAAGGGTGCCTCTGGCGTCGATGTTGCTTCTTCCACGGTGATCAGTGGGAACACGGTCCGTATCCAAACGGAGCGGATGAAAGATGACTCAGTTCGGCAGGTCAGTGCCGCGCTTGCGAAGACCTTCGGCGTTCCCGTCGAGAATGTGAACTCTTCGGTTGTGGGTCCTTCGTGGGGTGAGTCAGTTTCAAAACAGGCAATTCAGGCCCTAGTAGTCTTCCTCGTCATTGTTTCGTTGGTGCTGGCTTTGTACTTCCGTACGTGGAAGATGTCGTTGGCTGCGCTGATTGCTTTGGCGCACGACATGATCGTGACGGTCGGTATTTATGCCTTGGCCGGTTTTGAGATCACGCCAGCTTCGACTATCGGGTTCCTCACTGTTCTCGGATATTCGATTTATGACACGGTAGTTGTGTTCGACAAAGTTCGTGAGAACACTGCGGAGGTGGCAAAGACGGGGCGTCAGACGTATTCAGAGGCCGCAAACTTGGCGGTAAACCAGACGCTCATCCGTTCGATTAACACCACGATCGTGGCTTTGCTGCCGATTCTTGCGGTGTTGGTGATGGGCTTTACGGTGATCGGTCCGGGAACGTTGCTGGACTTGTCGTTGTCGCTGTTTGTCGGTGTCAGCGTGGGTGTATACAGCTCCATCTGTATTGCGACGCCGTTGTTGGCGCATTGGCGTGAGAAAGAGCCTGCTATGCGTGAGTTGTCGGTGCGTGCTCGCAAGCGGCGTGAGCAGCTTGAGCAGCAGGGTGTGCGCGTGGATGCTCGCGGCTATATCGAGCAGTCTGTGATGGCGGATCAGTCAGCTGGGGATGCCTCAGCTCCTGAGCCGGTTCCGGCGCGTACGGGTGCGTTTGAGCGTCCGGTGCCTTTGGCTTCAGATCAGGAAGTTGGTCCGCAAACGATGACTGGCCGTCTGATTCACCCGTCGATGTTGCAGGAAGACTCGAAGGGTAAAAAGAAAAAGAGGTTTGGTCGCAAGTCTCGCTGATGTGAGTAGGTGAGGTGGCGTGAGGGGCACACCGTTTGGTGTGCCCCTCACGCCACCTCACGGAGTTGTTGAGCAAGTGATGGGGGTGGGGGTGGGGGTGGGGTTGATGGTTTAGGCTCACGTTCGTGTCGCAACGCACTGATTTGGCTCACCTTGTTTCTTCCCGTCTGGTTGATGTGGAGGATTTCCCTTCTCCGGGTGTTCTTTTTAAGGACTTCACCCCTGTGTTAGCTGACCCTGAGGTAATGCGCGCTGTGGTGGATGATGTCGTTGCGCGTTTTTCGGGTGAAGTGGATGCGGTTGCGGGGGTGGAGGCGCGTGGCTTCATGTTGGGCGCTGCCTGTGCTGTAGCGATGGGTGTGGGTTTTGTTCCGATCCGTAAGGCGGGCAAGCTTCCGCGGGCTACGTTCAGTGCGGAGTATTCGCTTGAGTATGGTTCGGCAACGTTGGAAGTTCATCAGGATGCCTTTTCCCGTGGAGACCGGGTGTTGGTGATGGATGATGTGTTGGCTACGGGTGGTACTGCGTTTGCTGCGTGTTCGTTGGTTCGGCGTACGGGTGCCAGTGTTGTTGCTTTCGACACAGTGGTAGAGATCGCCGCGCTTGGGGGGCGGCAGCGGCTAGTTGATGAGCAGGTTCACAGCCTTCTCGTGGTGTGAGGGGCGCAGAGCGAACACGGTGTGCGGTAGTGAAAAAAGGCGACGGTCAGTTAGGGGCACTATTATTTCTTCATGAACGACACTCCGGCCCGAACGCAGCAGACGCCGCCTGAAACTCATTCGGTTGTGTCCTCCTCGTCCGCGGGTGGGTGGATGCGGGCACGTTTGGCGTGGTGGAGCACGCCGCGTGGTTCTGTGACTCCAGCGATTGAGCCGTTGGTTCGTGCGGTGCGTCAGGCGCACCCGAAGGATGATATTGCGTTGATTGAGCGCGCTTATGAGGTGGCTGAGCGGGTTCACAGTGGGCAGTTCCGTAAGAACGGGGATCCGTACATCACACATCCGATTGCGGTGGCGAGCATTCTTGCTGAGTTAGGGATGACGTCGACCACGATCGCGGCTGCTTTGCTTCATGACACGGTTGAGGACACTGATTACAGCCTTGAGGAAGCTCGAAGCGATTTCGGGGAAGAGATCGCGATGCTTGTTGACGGCGTGACGAAGCTGGACAAGGTCACGTACGGCGATGCTGCGAAGGCTGAGACGGTACGAAAAATGGTCATCGCGATGTCGAAAGACATCCGGGTGTTGGTGATCAAGCTGGCTGACCGGTTGCATAACGCGCGTACGTGGAAGTACGTCCCTGCCCAGAAGGCGCAGCCTAAGGCGAAAGAGACTTTGGAGATTTATGCGCCTTTGGCTCATCGCCTTGGGATGAACACGATTAAGTGGGAGTTGGAAGATCTTTCTTTCGCGACGCTGTATCCGAAGGTGTATGACGAGATTGTTCGGATGGTAGGGGAGCGGGCACCTGCACGGGAGGAATATCTGGC
Proteins encoded:
- the ruvB gene encoding Holliday junction branch migration DNA helicase RuvB, with translation MSPLGEHSADTWDDGSYDASPRIVDPSAHVDESGDERQIEAALRPKRLAEFPGQRRVRDQLGLVLEAAKRRASSPDHILLSGPPGLGKTTLAMIVASELGAPIRITSGPAIQHAGDLASILSSLTEGEVLFLDEIHRMARPAEEMLYLAMEDFRVDIIVGKGPGATAIPLELAPFTVVGATTRAGLLPAPLRDRFGFTGHLDFYDSGELLAIVRRSANLLDVEATDEGLAQIADRSRGTPRIANRLLRRVRDWAQVHGSGVLDADAACAALELFDVDSRGLDRLDRAVLDALCRRFGGGPVGVATLAVAVGEEPDTVETVAEPFLVREGLMLRTARGRIAASAAFEHLGIPVPDNPALSMPGAQRNSGSDSTVENDQGGSGTGRL
- the secD gene encoding protein translocase subunit SecD, which gives rise to MASEGSNVGVESGARRPNTRPAHKRATSDLVICTFISLGLVVLLALSATMWGGQWAPKLGLDLEGGTQMILQPQTQNGQTVDQQQLDQAVDIIRARVDGQGVAEAEVSTLGNNVVVSVPGRMAKQQEDGLRASSQMAFRPVLGMIPVQPPGATPSPTQSPAPSGSASSPPAAKPGTTPAPSGSPSAAATPSASTPAGRPKAAAAPAPAPKPTTPAPTTPAPTGSASPTAAPTGKPTGAPAAKPTAPAAPPTITADVRKDPTKLIEAATSEGWLTPELQGELKQINCQKQDVTKRPDPNKATVACASDGQSLYVLGPTVMDGNNIADASSGMATNPQTGQPTGGYEVQLKTHDDYVQAYATISGYMVKLGQPRNQLAAVLDNRVISAPYFSSAITGGQASISGNFTADQAKLLADQLKFGALPMSFEVQSTDNVSPTVGGDQLRNGLLAGLLGLILVFVYFLWQYRVTGLVVVSSVLLVAALTYIILTLLGWGYNLRLTMAGVTGAIVAIGTTADSFIVYFERVRDEAREGKRLAAAVESGWIRARRTILISDSVNLIAAVVLYLLAAANVRGFAFMLIVTTLLDLFVTFLFTHPLLTLLARTKFFSSGHKLSGFDPKTLGTGAGYKGAGRFVPGPTAGAARPTGGSHA
- a CDS encoding adenine phosphoribosyltransferase, producing MSQRTDLAHLVSSRLVDVEDFPSPGVLFKDFTPVLADPEVMRAVVDDVVARFSGEVDAVAGVEARGFMLGAACAVAMGVGFVPIRKAGKLPRATFSAEYSLEYGSATLEVHQDAFSRGDRVLVMDDVLATGGTAFAACSLVRRTGASVVAFDTVVEIAALGGRQRLVDEQVHSLLVV
- the secF gene encoding protein translocase subunit SecF — protein: MSKLTDFGNDLYTGQRSIPFVGKLKLWLSISAVLMVIVALGVGLRGLNPGIEFTGGSDFRVSGVADTQSYDTKAQAAVKGASGVDVASSTVISGNTVRIQTERMKDDSVRQVSAALAKTFGVPVENVNSSVVGPSWGESVSKQAIQALVVFLVIVSLVLALYFRTWKMSLAALIALAHDMIVTVGIYALAGFEITPASTIGFLTVLGYSIYDTVVVFDKVRENTAEVAKTGRQTYSEAANLAVNQTLIRSINTTIVALLPILAVLVMGFTVIGPGTLLDLSLSLFVGVSVGVYSSICIATPLLAHWREKEPAMRELSVRARKRREQLEQQGVRVDARGYIEQSVMADQSAGDASAPEPVPARTGAFERPVPLASDQEVGPQTMTGRLIHPSMLQEDSKGKKKKRFGRKSR